In Victivallis lenta, the following proteins share a genomic window:
- a CDS encoding PocR ligand-binding domain-containing protein, translating to MTTAFELFLSDEVQSLIDHFAAVLDLRVTFFSVDGRELRRGQHMRNSDYCAMVQQELGTLKECLSMDTAKRTEAVAKRGIIDYRCHAGLREAIAPVFIHDKLAGFLMIGQFRSNDEVPDCMLKRCATAEQRARLGAAFHALPKINAEKLENMLGLFKMLIDYISVRELAVLQGDRLRHDIDRYLEQHCTEEIRLPEMARKLGRSVSTISQFLRRNYQTSFKELLIERRLEKAEEYWRANPEATVGEAAFAAGFTDQFYFSRVFRKRRGLPPGEYRDRKRSVRHS from the coding sequence ATGACAACTGCGTTCGAACTGTTTCTGAGCGATGAGGTTCAGTCCCTGATCGACCACTTCGCCGCAGTGCTGGACCTGCGCGTGACCTTCTTCTCCGTGGACGGGCGCGAGCTGCGCCGCGGCCAGCATATGCGCAACAGCGACTACTGCGCGATGGTCCAGCAGGAGCTCGGCACGCTGAAGGAGTGTCTTTCGATGGACACCGCCAAGCGGACCGAAGCCGTCGCAAAGCGCGGCATCATCGACTACCGCTGCCACGCGGGCCTGCGCGAAGCGATCGCTCCCGTGTTCATCCATGACAAACTGGCCGGATTCCTGATGATCGGCCAGTTCCGCTCGAATGACGAAGTCCCGGACTGCATGCTGAAACGGTGCGCGACGGCCGAACAGCGGGCGCGGCTCGGCGCGGCATTCCACGCCCTGCCGAAAATCAACGCCGAAAAGCTCGAAAACATGCTCGGGCTTTTCAAAATGCTGATCGATTACATCAGCGTGCGCGAACTCGCGGTCCTCCAGGGCGACCGGCTGCGTCACGACATCGACCGCTACCTCGAGCAGCACTGTACCGAGGAAATCCGGCTGCCGGAAATGGCGCGCAAGCTCGGCCGCAGCGTTTCGACCATTTCGCAGTTCCTCCGCCGCAACTACCAGACCAGCTTCAAGGAACTGCTGATCGAGCGCCGCCTCGAAAAAGCCGAAGAGTACTGGCGCGCCAATCCGGAGGCGACGGTCGGCGAAGCAGCATTCGCGGCGGGCTTCACGGATCAATTCTATTTCTCCCGGGTGTTCCGCAAACGGCGCGGCCTGCCGCCCGGCGAGTACCGCGACCGGAAACGCAGCGTCCGGCACTCATAG
- a CDS encoding phosphotransferase enzyme family protein: MKYDLRGVCGSFDLRGEYVIGVPFGTGHINDTFAVTFDQSGTRVRYIVQRVNTNVFKQPEQLMENFERVTSHIREKIRLERAGNPATRHRTLELVPAKGGRPFVRDGEGNFFRCYCFVENARTYDILETPEQAFEAASAFGCFQNDLADLEGRLNETIPNFHNTVSRLAALERAAKEDRAGRLAAVGPELEFIRRRGADCSKLLDLQAAGEITERTTHNDTKLNNVLIDDLTGSGCCVIDLDTVMPGLPHYDFGDMVRTGTSPALEDERDLSKVVMRFGMFEALLRGYLAGAGNFLSPLEKSLLPFAGRLITLETAIRFLTDYLEGDVYFRIHRPEHNLDRCRTQIALVRSMEEQSDAMQRLTEEMMK, translated from the coding sequence ATGAAATACGATTTGCGCGGCGTCTGCGGCTCCTTTGATCTCCGGGGCGAATATGTGATCGGCGTGCCGTTCGGCACGGGCCATATCAACGATACATTCGCGGTGACGTTCGACCAGAGCGGCACCCGGGTCCGCTACATCGTGCAGCGGGTCAATACGAATGTGTTCAAGCAGCCGGAGCAGCTGATGGAGAACTTTGAACGTGTGACCTCCCATATCCGCGAGAAGATCCGTCTCGAACGTGCCGGGAATCCGGCTACGCGTCACAGGACGCTCGAGCTGGTTCCGGCGAAGGGCGGCCGTCCGTTCGTGCGCGACGGCGAAGGGAACTTTTTCCGCTGTTACTGCTTTGTCGAAAATGCGCGCACCTACGACATCCTCGAGACGCCGGAGCAGGCGTTCGAGGCGGCTTCGGCGTTCGGGTGTTTCCAGAACGATCTTGCCGATCTCGAGGGGCGGTTGAATGAGACGATTCCGAATTTCCACAACACGGTTTCGCGCCTTGCCGCGTTGGAGCGGGCGGCAAAGGAGGACCGTGCCGGGAGGCTGGCGGCGGTCGGGCCGGAGCTCGAGTTCATCCGGCGGCGCGGCGCCGACTGCTCGAAACTCCTTGACCTCCAGGCGGCAGGGGAGATCACCGAACGGACGACGCATAACGACACGAAGCTGAACAACGTTCTGATCGACGACCTGACCGGCAGCGGCTGCTGCGTGATCGATCTCGACACGGTCATGCCGGGGCTGCCGCATTACGACTTCGGAGACATGGTGCGCACGGGGACGAGTCCGGCGCTCGAGGACGAACGCGATCTGTCGAAGGTCGTCATGCGTTTCGGGATGTTCGAGGCGCTGCTGCGCGGTTACCTGGCTGGAGCCGGGAACTTTCTTTCTCCGCTGGAGAAGTCGCTGCTGCCGTTTGCGGGTCGGCTGATCACGCTGGAGACGGCGATTCGTTTCCTGACCGATTACCTGGAAGGGGATGTCTATTTCCGGATTCACCGTCCGGAACACAACCTCGACCGCTGCCGGACGCAGATAGCGCTGGTGCGTTCGATGGAAGAACAGTCCGATGCGATGCAGAGACTGACCGAAGAGATGATGAAGTAA